A genomic region of Thermotoga sp. Ku-13t contains the following coding sequences:
- a CDS encoding inositol monophosphatase family protein, producing MKLICEAARKAGEIAMEFFEKELSIKTKSMRADVVTQADVECQRVIVEVLKAHYPDAIFVLEEGFEGGKIPHGETVFVVDPIDGTLNYSHSLPYFAVSIARMSQGRIIEGAVYLPFSDEMFYAEEGKGAYLNGRRIVNDKKPNMDGALLVTGWPYDENKMDWALRSVEKLSKLCQEVRIIGSSALELCYLACGRFDGYWEIALKPWDVAAGVLIAREAGVVVGGLNGEFDLESGEIVAATSTLFEQLRSALIEL from the coding sequence ATGAAACTCATCTGTGAAGCTGCCAGAAAGGCCGGAGAAATCGCTATGGAATTTTTCGAGAAAGAGCTCTCGATAAAAACAAAAAGCATGAGGGCAGACGTTGTGACCCAGGCGGATGTGGAGTGTCAGAGGGTCATAGTCGAGGTACTGAAAGCTCATTATCCCGATGCAATCTTCGTTCTGGAAGAAGGTTTTGAAGGAGGAAAGATACCTCACGGTGAGACCGTTTTCGTTGTGGATCCCATAGATGGGACGTTGAACTATTCGCATTCTTTACCATACTTTGCGGTGAGTATAGCCAGGATGAGCCAGGGAAGGATCATCGAAGGAGCGGTCTACTTACCTTTCAGTGACGAAATGTTCTACGCGGAGGAAGGAAAGGGCGCGTACCTGAACGGAAGACGCATCGTGAACGACAAGAAACCGAACATGGACGGAGCCCTCCTGGTGACTGGTTGGCCGTACGATGAAAACAAGATGGACTGGGCGTTGAGAAGTGTGGAGAAACTCAGCAAGTTGTGTCAGGAGGTCAGAATCATAGGTTCGTCCGCCCTAGAGCTGTGTTACCTTGCGTGTGGCAGGTTCGATGGTTACTGGGAGATCGCCCTGAAACCGTGGGATGTTGCCGCTGGAGTTTTGATCGCACGTGAAGCTGGGGTTGTCGTGGGAGGATTGAACGGAGAATTCGATCTGGAGAGTGGAGAAATAGTTGCAGCGACGTCCACGTTGTTCGAGCAGTTGAGATCTGCTCTGATCGAGCTGTGA
- a CDS encoding deoxynucleoside kinase, which yields MLEIVVEGTVGAGKTALVEIFEKEWGMKGFYEMNDELADQLLERYYSDRHRWCLTMELYFLHKRFLQLQQANRTERAVMDRSMIGDFVFVRMQKHMGFLQPLEYTIYEQFYRTMSTISPRPKLLVYIKCSVETAVKRIRKRGRPYELNVEEQYWKQLVKFYDETFFGSLTGNVLIINGDELDFIENGHHRLLVLEAVRESLKNEGVHWLDSGGLRVLENWYNKV from the coding sequence GTGCTTGAAATCGTAGTCGAAGGAACGGTGGGGGCTGGTAAGACTGCGCTCGTTGAAATATTCGAAAAGGAGTGGGGCATGAAGGGGTTCTACGAGATGAACGATGAGCTGGCCGATCAACTGCTGGAGAGATATTATTCTGATCGACACAGATGGTGTCTCACCATGGAACTTTACTTTTTGCACAAAAGGTTCCTTCAGCTCCAGCAGGCGAACCGGACCGAGCGTGCGGTCATGGATCGATCGATGATAGGAGACTTCGTCTTCGTGAGGATGCAGAAACACATGGGTTTCCTCCAGCCACTGGAATACACCATCTACGAGCAGTTCTACCGGACCATGTCCACGATTTCGCCGCGACCGAAGTTGCTCGTGTACATCAAATGCAGCGTTGAAACGGCTGTGAAACGCATCAGAAAGAGGGGTAGACCGTACGAACTGAACGTTGAGGAACAGTATTGGAAACAGCTGGTGAAGTTTTACGATGAAACTTTCTTCGGTAGTCTGACAGGAAATGTGCTCATCATAAACGGTGACGAACTGGATTTCATTGAAAATGGTCATCACAGACTGCTCGTGCTCGAAGCCGTTCGGGAAAGTCTGAAGAACGAAGGTGTCCATTGGCTGGACAGCGGGGGACTCAGGGTTCTGGAGAACTGGTATAATAAAGTTTAG
- the rimO gene encoding 30S ribosomal protein S12 methylthiotransferase RimO produces MRIGIKVLGCPKNEADCDVLEAILRSKGHEIVGTVDEADVVIVDTCCFIEDAKKESIDEILDFIEYKKRKPFFLCVKGCLVQRYAHQLVEELPEVDAWYGVISPQRIAEALEQRVTYLVGEPEAVYDCAPRSKFGSYVYVKIADGCDRSCTFCAIPSFKGGFRSRSVESIEAEVRELVRGNVKEIILVAQDTTAYGIDLYGKPSLPRLLKILDNIEGDFRIRVMYMHPDHFDEEILDTFCNAQKLLHYFDLPVQHGSDEILAKMGRIRKSDQLLDLISSIRRVLPDAAIRSSVIVGFPGEKEKNFEELLDFLKAAKFERLGCFTYSDEEGTLASRMNEKVDEEIAKERLEEVLSLQAELAKESLSRFVNKELEVLVEKAARNHYIARSHLDAPEVDGIVKVRKSKRLSLRSYHRVRVINTDGFDFEGVAL; encoded by the coding sequence ATGAGAATAGGAATAAAGGTTTTGGGTTGTCCGAAGAACGAGGCAGATTGCGATGTCCTGGAGGCGATCCTTCGGAGCAAGGGCCATGAAATAGTCGGCACCGTTGACGAAGCAGACGTCGTGATCGTAGATACATGTTGTTTCATAGAAGATGCGAAGAAGGAATCGATAGATGAGATCCTTGATTTCATAGAGTACAAAAAAAGAAAACCTTTCTTCCTCTGCGTAAAAGGTTGCCTCGTGCAGCGGTACGCACATCAACTCGTTGAAGAACTCCCTGAAGTAGACGCTTGGTACGGTGTAATTTCACCCCAGCGCATCGCCGAAGCCCTCGAACAGAGAGTCACCTACCTGGTGGGAGAGCCTGAGGCGGTCTACGATTGTGCTCCACGCTCGAAGTTCGGCAGCTACGTCTATGTCAAGATCGCCGATGGTTGTGACAGGAGCTGCACCTTCTGTGCTATTCCTTCCTTCAAGGGTGGGTTCAGAAGTCGCAGTGTCGAAAGTATAGAAGCGGAAGTACGTGAACTGGTGAGAGGAAACGTCAAGGAAATCATTCTCGTCGCTCAGGATACAACCGCTTATGGTATCGATCTGTACGGCAAGCCTTCCCTGCCTCGCCTTCTGAAAATTCTCGACAACATCGAAGGTGATTTTCGCATAAGGGTCATGTACATGCACCCAGACCATTTCGATGAGGAGATACTCGACACTTTCTGCAATGCACAGAAGCTTCTGCATTATTTCGATCTACCCGTTCAGCACGGAAGCGACGAGATACTCGCAAAGATGGGAAGGATCAGAAAGAGTGACCAGCTTCTGGATCTGATTTCTTCGATACGCAGAGTTCTACCAGATGCCGCAATAAGATCGAGCGTCATCGTCGGATTCCCGGGGGAGAAAGAGAAAAACTTCGAAGAACTTCTGGATTTCCTGAAAGCGGCGAAATTCGAAAGGCTCGGATGCTTCACCTACTCAGATGAAGAGGGAACCTTAGCGAGCAGAATGAATGAGAAGGTCGATGAAGAGATCGCGAAAGAAAGGCTGGAAGAAGTTCTTTCGCTTCAAGCAGAACTGGCGAAAGAGAGCTTGTCCAGGTTCGTCAACAAAGAGCTCGAGGTTCTCGTGGAGAAAGCTGCCAGGAACCATTACATAGCCAGATCTCACCTCGATGCACCAGAGGTGGATGGGATAGTCAAAGTTCGCAAAAGCAAGAGATTGAGCCTGCGATCTTACCATCGCGTCAGAGTGATCAACACCGATGGTTTCGATTTCGAGGGGGTAGCGCTATGA
- a CDS encoding helix-turn-helix domain-containing protein: MEREKWVIVGETLRKAREALGLTLEQLSQKTDIPAWKLRLIEEGQFDRVDAPFYVRHYIRLCAQQLGLDADQLIGAEDLLKEHVESESRRRERSTSGLFNTLMLVVCLIALVMFIYSAVRFFGVLNQSSAKLVNTGDQAILLDGKPVVPGESILLKIGSRYKVENNKGGCTIVTMNRRWVIKVENFEVVLWER, translated from the coding sequence TTGGAAAGGGAAAAGTGGGTCATCGTTGGTGAAACGCTGAGGAAAGCGCGTGAAGCGCTTGGTTTAACACTTGAACAGCTGTCACAGAAGACAGACATTCCCGCGTGGAAACTCAGATTGATAGAAGAAGGGCAGTTCGACAGAGTGGACGCACCTTTTTACGTCAGGCATTACATAAGGTTGTGTGCCCAGCAACTTGGTTTGGATGCGGATCAACTCATAGGTGCGGAAGATCTGTTGAAGGAACACGTTGAATCAGAATCCAGACGGAGGGAACGCTCCACGTCTGGGTTGTTCAACACATTGATGCTCGTTGTTTGTCTCATCGCTTTGGTGATGTTCATCTATTCTGCTGTTAGGTTTTTCGGTGTGCTGAACCAGTCGAGTGCAAAGCTTGTGAACACTGGAGATCAGGCGATTTTGCTGGACGGAAAACCCGTTGTACCCGGTGAATCAATCCTGCTGAAAATTGGCAGTAGATACAAAGTGGAGAACAACAAAGGTGGTTGCACGATAGTTACGATGAACAGACGGTGGGTGATAAAGGTCGAAAACTTCGAGGTGGTCCTGTGGGAGAGGTGA
- a CDS encoding deoxynucleoside kinase: MRPKIVVEGTVGAGKTTFIGVISKRLGLKPLFELTDEKLVDLLACFYADPAKWGFHLQIYFLTKRFQQMELAKQIGDVVMDRSIFCDHIFPTVLLKRKQMNQLEYEIYREVHREFLKYSVPPSLMVYLRCSTRTAIERIKKRGRGWELVIDEDYWYTLNEEYERYFSDYDLSSLLIIDSDSMGEDFLGAEEAVIFVLGAKEKGVWLYDGNEIKRRNRCA; the protein is encoded by the coding sequence GTGAGACCGAAGATCGTTGTTGAAGGAACCGTCGGAGCTGGCAAGACCACCTTCATAGGGGTCATTTCGAAAAGACTCGGTCTGAAACCTCTCTTCGAGCTTACAGATGAGAAGCTGGTCGATCTTCTCGCCTGCTTCTACGCGGATCCTGCGAAGTGGGGCTTTCACCTGCAGATCTATTTCCTCACGAAAAGATTCCAGCAGATGGAGCTGGCGAAGCAGATCGGAGATGTCGTCATGGACAGAAGCATATTCTGCGATCATATTTTCCCCACGGTGCTCTTGAAGAGGAAGCAGATGAACCAGCTCGAGTACGAGATATACAGAGAAGTTCACCGGGAGTTTCTGAAGTACTCTGTTCCACCTTCCCTGATGGTTTACCTGCGTTGCTCGACTCGGACGGCGATAGAAAGGATCAAGAAGAGAGGGCGCGGGTGGGAACTCGTGATCGACGAAGATTACTGGTATACCCTGAACGAGGAGTACGAAAGGTACTTTTCAGATTACGATCTGTCGAGTCTGCTCATCATCGATTCAGATTCCATGGGCGAAGACTTCTTGGGTGCAGAAGAGGCTGTAATCTTTGTCTTGGGAGCAAAAGAAAAAGGAGTCTGGCTGTACGATGGAAACGAGATCAAAAGGAGGAATCGATGTGCTTGA
- a CDS encoding DUF4416 family protein: MGEVKQPELVNLVIFMFSQYVDYWVDALRPELEQAFGKIDYISKKLPFSIYTSYYDTELGSDLWGVLMSFEDLIHPSLLADVKMYTNELEKKYSVEGKRKFNLDPGYVHHSNFVLASTKSWGNRVYLKNGIYAEVTLLYLSGEFKHWEFTYQNYRDEEYKQELKRIRELYMKKRKRFLKGEIDENRNKGFGLSEERGRLRCPGGDPSEQGP, from the coding sequence GTGGGAGAGGTGAAGCAGCCTGAACTGGTGAACCTCGTTATATTCATGTTTTCACAGTATGTGGACTACTGGGTGGATGCTTTGAGGCCCGAGCTTGAGCAAGCGTTTGGAAAAATAGATTACATTTCGAAGAAACTGCCGTTCAGCATCTACACGAGCTATTACGACACGGAACTGGGTTCAGATCTCTGGGGTGTGCTGATGAGCTTTGAAGATCTGATCCATCCATCGTTGCTCGCGGATGTCAAGATGTATACGAACGAGCTGGAGAAAAAGTACAGCGTTGAAGGAAAACGGAAATTCAATCTTGACCCAGGATACGTGCACCATTCGAACTTCGTTCTCGCTTCAACGAAATCCTGGGGAAACAGGGTGTATTTGAAAAATGGTATCTACGCTGAGGTGACCTTGCTGTATCTGTCTGGTGAGTTCAAGCACTGGGAATTCACTTATCAGAACTACAGGGATGAGGAGTACAAACAGGAACTGAAGAGGATCAGAGAACTTTACATGAAGAAGAGGAAGCGTTTCTTGAAGGGTGAGATCGATGAGAATAGGAATAAAGGTTTTGGGTTGTCCGAAGAACGAGGCAGATTGCGATGTCCTGGAGGCGATCCTTCGGAGCAAGGGCCATGA
- the pgsA gene encoding CDP-diacylglycerol--glycerol-3-phosphate 3-phosphatidyltransferase: MNVPNVVTLSRLVLTVPVFLAIQAGAWKLALLFFALGALTDYLDGLLARKLSQVTNLGKVIDQIVDKVFVNSTLIALIPFVPAWLVAFIVARDTLVSAVRILAAGKGTIVQANVYGKVKTVVQMALIVAVLLFRSLAVSAIVVEAILIYLCAFFTMLSAIVYLYQNRKMLGG, from the coding sequence ATGAACGTACCGAACGTCGTCACACTCTCGAGGCTCGTACTGACTGTACCCGTTTTTCTTGCGATCCAGGCGGGTGCATGGAAGCTGGCGTTGTTGTTCTTCGCACTGGGTGCCCTGACTGATTATCTCGACGGATTGCTTGCGAGGAAGTTGAGCCAGGTGACCAACCTCGGCAAGGTGATCGATCAGATCGTGGACAAGGTTTTCGTCAATTCCACGCTGATAGCATTGATACCCTTCGTTCCTGCCTGGCTGGTGGCGTTCATCGTGGCGAGGGACACGCTCGTGAGTGCGGTCAGAATCCTGGCGGCCGGTAAAGGAACGATCGTTCAGGCAAACGTGTACGGGAAAGTGAAAACCGTTGTTCAGATGGCACTCATAGTCGCGGTTCTTCTGTTCAGAAGCCTTGCTGTTTCTGCGATCGTGGTGGAAGCGATCCTGATCTATCTGTGTGCGTTCTTCACGATGTTATCGGCCATCGTTTATCTTTACCAGAACAGGAAAATGCTGGGGGGATGA